The Humulus lupulus chromosome 4, drHumLupu1.1, whole genome shotgun sequence genome has a window encoding:
- the LOC133832987 gene encoding alpha-amylase 3, chloroplastic-like — MVQQAVQGGAPAAYAQEMERLTAKESLLLAYFDLLIFTDLDSLDISIYRYMPSDLYNLNSAYGSEEELKHCIEEMHSQDLLALGDVVLNHRCAHKQSPNGVWNIFGGKLSWGPEAIVCDDPNFQGRGNPSSGDIFHAAPNIDHSQEFVRKDIKEWLNWLRNYIGYDGWRLDSVRSSVTFTINEHHSFHH, encoded by the exons ATGGTCCAGCAGGCTGTACAGGGAGGAGCTCCAGCTGCTTACGCCCAAGAAATGGAGAGGCTAACCGCTAAAGAATCCCTTCTTCTTGCT TATTTTGATCTGTTAATCTTCACCGATTTAGACTCTTTAGATATATCTATATACc GTTATATGCCTTCGGATCTGTACAATTTAAACTCAGCATATGGTTCTGAGGAGGAACTTAAACACTGCATTGAAGAAATGCATTCTCAAGACCTTttg GCCTTGGGAGATGTTGTGCTGAATCATCGGTGTGCACATAAACAG AGCCCAAATGGTGTTTGGAACATTTTTGGTGGCAAGCTTTCTTGGGGCCCTGAGGCAATTGTTTGCGATGATCCAAATTTTCAAGGTCGTGGAAACCCTTCTAGTG GTGATATATTCCATGCTGCACCAAACATCGATCATTCCCAGGAGTTTGTAAGAAAAGATATAAAAGAGTGGTTAAATTGGCTTCGAAATTACATTGGTTATGATGGGTGGCGCCTTGACTCTGTGAG GTCATCAGTGACTTTTACAATAAATGAACATCATTCTTTCCATCATTGA